One Methylomonas sp. LL1 DNA window includes the following coding sequences:
- a CDS encoding diguanylate cyclase — translation MTIETTKPLILIVDDTPTNIQVLAENLIQDYRVKVAASGEAALEAIARQGLPDLILLDVMMPDMDGYELCRRLKNDPQTSAIPVIFVTALNGGGDEERGLNLGALDYITKPFYLPVVKARIRNHIRLKQMADRLEAMAWIDGLTDVPNRRRFDQMLEIEWKRAQRSHFPLAMIMVDVDYFKAYNDCYGHGAGDTCLKQVAALLSAMVSRPCDLVARYGGEEFVILMPETDIDGARRVAEQLRLRIESEQMSHAGSGVSCWVTISVGYAAMTPGQDQMPSALLDEADRMLYRAKNSGRNCTRG, via the coding sequence ATGACTATCGAAACCACCAAACCACTGATCTTGATCGTCGATGATACGCCCACCAACATTCAGGTATTGGCGGAAAATTTGATTCAGGATTATCGGGTTAAAGTGGCGGCCAGCGGCGAGGCCGCGTTGGAGGCAATCGCCCGGCAGGGCTTGCCGGACTTGATTTTGTTGGATGTGATGATGCCGGATATGGACGGTTACGAACTCTGCCGCCGCCTGAAAAACGACCCGCAAACCAGTGCTATCCCGGTGATATTCGTCACCGCGCTGAATGGCGGCGGCGACGAAGAGCGTGGTCTCAATCTGGGTGCCCTGGATTACATCACCAAGCCGTTTTACCTGCCCGTGGTCAAGGCCAGGATACGCAATCATATACGGCTGAAGCAGATGGCCGATAGGCTGGAGGCGATGGCTTGGATAGACGGTTTGACCGATGTGCCCAACCGCCGGCGATTCGATCAGATGCTGGAAATCGAATGGAAGCGCGCGCAACGCAGTCATTTTCCACTGGCGATGATCATGGTGGATGTCGATTATTTCAAGGCCTATAACGACTGTTATGGACATGGAGCCGGCGATACCTGTCTGAAGCAGGTGGCGGCGCTGTTGAGCGCGATGGTCAGCAGGCCTTGCGATCTGGTGGCGCGATACGGCGGTGAAGAATTTGTGATACTGATGCCCGAAACCGATATCGATGGCGCGCGGCGGGTTGCCGAACAGTTACGCCTTCGCATCGAGTCCGAGCAAATGAGCCATGCCGGCTCCGGCGTTTCATGCTGGGTCACGATTAGCGTCGGTTACGCCGCGATGACCCCTGGCCAGGATCAAATGCCGTCGGCGTTGTTGGACGAAGCGGATCGTATGCTATACCGGGCCAAGAATTCGGGCCGTAATTGTACCCGCGGTTAG